AATATCGACAACCATCCATTGGCTCACTGACGGGTAAGCGCTTAATAAGTACTTTAAACGCCATCTCGCCATTTACTTTAACAGCGAGCCCTAACACACATCACTTCCCAAGCTCCGATTATCAACAGCTTTGGCTTAATTCATAAAGCCACACTGAAGCAGTCACCTGTGTAGTTCTTTCTCACACCAGATTCTTACATCCTGATGATATCTCGCGCGTGGTCAGACTTGAAAGGCTCATCAGGAGTCAGAGATgcagatttttttttttcgaacCCCGTTGGGCTATAGCTCAACGTCATCACAGACTTCCTCAACAAGTTAGAGATCTCTACACATGGTGAACTCTTGTTGGGGTGATTCTCGGCACACACGGGTAGCAGCTCGGCATGGGTACAGATTTTCTCATCGTATGTGCAAAACTACCAAGGGAACTCCTACACACGCTGAGCTTTTACCTTAGGAGTCTGTAGAGAGTTCGCTAGTTACCTTTTTATCTTCATTTTTCCTCACCTATGGATTGTTTGTATTTGAATTAACCGTTGAGTTTAGTAAATGCCCTGGTTACTGACAGTGGTGTCCTGAAATGGACAGGTTCGTTTGTGGGAACCCATATACCCCCAGACACCCATTAATTAGGGGTTTGACTACCCATATAGCTTCCAACAAAAGGTCACCACGTGTAACGATCTCTACACAGGTTGACGTTGAGCCGCAACCCGCAGCGAACCCTTCTTGAACAAAGGCCTACCAGCTCAGAGAATCTGCGATCTTGTAATAGTACTGGATTGAAAAGAACTCTAACTGCTATAAGATAACTAAATAGTCACAAAACAAGGGTATATGCTCATTATCCCGTATCATGCATTGAAGTACCCGCTTGCAAGAAGAAATATCCAACACAGAATGTTATCCCGACAGCTGTCCAAAACCCCATTCCACTGCAAAAACGCTTTTCAATTCCACGCAAAAAGCTACCTCCACAAATCACTCCGACTATCCCTCTTAAACCCCCCACTGCTCCTAGGACGCCCATCCTCCGCCGGCACGGCCAGGAAACCGCCAAAACCGTTACCGACCAGCACGCTCTTTCTCGACCCACCACCCCAGGACCGGCTCAGGTGCGCATCGTGGAAACTCACCGGCCGGGTCGTGCTGTCCCGGCGGCCGCGCGTGGCTGGTGGTTCATATGGAGTGAAGTTCCATTCCAATTCGTCCAGACCCTTACTGTAGACGTTGAGGGGCTGAGAGAGGACACCGGCCAGAGACTGGGGCCCGTTCTCGCCGCCACCAAAGAGGCGGGGTGGAGGGGCGAGCATGAGGTTTTCGGGGAAGGTTGCGTCGCGGACGTAGAGTTCTTGAAGGGCCGGGAGGCAGTTGGAGGTGAGAGAGGTGATTAGGTAGCTGTAGTAGGAGGCGGAGACAGGCAGCATGCCGAAAGAGGCGGAGGTGGCGGGGGTAATTTCGTAGTGGAGCGTTTGGAGGGAGCTTGATGCTAGTGGGCGGACCTTGTCGATGGGGAATGATCGGGCGACACTTTGGACGACGGACAGTGCGCAGAGCTGCGGTGCTGCGTCCAGGATTCTGTATAGGCTGGCCGGGGATACTCCTGTGTTGGACAGTGTCAAGTTCAACAGCGCCTTTCGATTAGACGCTGGCGAGAAGAGTGCGGCAAGCCCGCTTGCCGTGACATTCGGAGTATCGCGAAGCGTAAGTCGTTGAACCGGTGGGAAGGGAGGAAGAGTCTCCGCGACAACGAAGGCTGAATCATCGAGCAACGGGACATCCTCCAGAGTCAATTCCCGTAAGCGCGGAAACGAACCCAAACTGAACCGTAGAACGTTCATCTCGATCTTCAGCCCCGACAACTCCAGGACCTCCAAATTACCCCAAAGATGCGTCCCAGGCACCTGCGAAAAGCTCCCCTCTGCCCCATGCCGATAGCTCATGCGACGAAGATCCGGACACCTCGCCATTAACTCCTGTTTCAGAGCATGGCAGGATTGGTCATCATGAAAGATGCCATTGGGAAGATCGACATAGCGGAGATTAGGCAACACGGAAACAGTGCGGGCGATTTCAGCCTTATTAGCCTCCCGGGTCATGTATGGCATCCGTAGCGACAACACCCAGTCTCCCAAGTCTCGGTTTTCTCGCACGGTTCGCATAAGCAGCTGCAGCCGGACCTGCGGCGCGTCGATGGGATCGCCATTGCGATCGAAAAAGGAGCGGCGTTTCCGCTTTTCGGCCAGTTGTTCTTCGAGTTCGCAGTAGTGGACTGGGTCGATGCGGATGTGAGAGTACCTAAAAGCCATCAGCGATTAGTCAAGAATCGAGCTTCGGGAATTATCAGGAGGGGGCGTACAGCAACTTCCGGGCCTCCACGGTCCATCGCCTGCATACCTGGGCGCAATGGGCGAGGTCGCGCATGTCGCAGAGCATACAGCCATCCTCGGTCATGGACTCTTCGGAGGTATCGTAGGAATCATCCTGGGTGTGCGGACAGACGGCGGACAGAATACGCGCCAGGACATGTGGAGGAAGGTCTTTAGTGAGATCGCGACCAAGGCGAGGGACGGGAGGAACGCCGTTTGGGGGGGAATTGGCATTGATGCGGAGGTTGTCGTAGCATTTGGC
This sequence is a window from Aspergillus chevalieri M1 DNA, chromosome 5, nearly complete sequence. Protein-coding genes within it:
- a CDS encoding F-box domain protein (COG:S;~EggNog:ENOG410PFA9;~InterPro:IPR001810,IPR036047,IPR032675;~PFAM:PF12937;~go_function: GO:0005515 - protein binding [Evidence IEA]) encodes the protein MGFFSRLRKRSKSHSRNAAKCYDNLRINANSPPNGVPPVPRLGRDLTKDLPPHVLARILSAVCPHTQDDSYDTSEESMTEDGCMLCDMRDLAHCAQVCRRWTVEARKLLYSHIRIDPVHYCELEEQLAEKRKRRSFFDRNGDPIDAPQVRLQLLMRTVRENRDLGDWVLSLRMPYMTREANKAEIARTVSVLPNLRYVDLPNGIFHDDQSCHALKQELMARCPDLRRMSYRHGAEGSFSQVPGTHLWGNLEVLELSGLKIEMNVLRFSLGSFPRLRELTLEDVPLLDDSAFVVAETLPPFPPVQRLTLRDTPNVTASGLAALFSPASNRKALLNLTLSNTGVSPASLYRILDAAPQLCALSVVQSVARSFPIDKVRPLASSSLQTLHYEITPATSASFGMLPVSASYYSYLITSLTSNCLPALQELYVRDATFPENLMLAPPPRLFGGGENGPQSLAGVLSQPLNVYSKGLDELEWNFTPYEPPATRGRRDSTTRPVSFHDAHLSRSWGGGSRKSVLVGNGFGGFLAVPAEDGRPRSSGGFKRDSRSDLWR